From the genome of Pukyongia salina, one region includes:
- a CDS encoding 2TM domain-containing protein: MFSKNKKTEGLDHEQRLQYEYARKRIVQKKRLMQHFIIFLAGSVLLIIINPVLGIGDEFFIKDWFIWAILIWAFLFLIHLFNVFMMNKFMGKEWEDRQLERLKAKQSARIAELQKEVDGDLLKQQQALKKNENLNPLPPENE; the protein is encoded by the coding sequence ATGTTTTCAAAAAACAAAAAAACCGAAGGATTAGATCACGAACAACGACTGCAATACGAATATGCCAGAAAACGCATTGTACAAAAAAAGAGGTTGATGCAACATTTTATCATCTTTCTGGCGGGTTCGGTACTGTTGATCATTATTAACCCGGTACTAGGCATTGGTGATGAATTTTTTATTAAAGACTGGTTTATATGGGCCATCTTAATTTGGGCATTCTTGTTCCTGATACATCTTTTCAATGTTTTTATGATGAATAAGTTTATGGGGAAAGAATGGGAGGATAGGCAATTGGAACGATTGAAAGCAAAACAAAGTGCGCGAATCGCCGAATTACAAAAAGAGGTAGACGGCGATCTACTTAAACAGCAGCAAGCCCTAAAAAAAAACGAAAATCTAAATCCTTTACCGCCGGAAAACGAATGA
- a CDS encoding dihydrofolate reductase: MITMIAAAGENNELGLNNQLVWHLPDDFRRFKQLTSGHYIIMGRKTFESFPNPLPNRTHIVITRNKDYSADGITVVHSMEKALELSKTDNQPFIIGGGEIYTQGLDVAQKIELTRVHGTFDADTYFPEIPESDWELVEEHYHPVDERHDHAFTYETWVRRPI, encoded by the coding sequence ATGATTACTATGATTGCCGCAGCCGGGGAAAATAACGAACTCGGCTTGAACAACCAACTGGTCTGGCATTTGCCCGACGACTTCAGAAGATTTAAACAACTAACCTCTGGCCATTATATCATTATGGGCCGAAAAACTTTCGAATCGTTTCCCAACCCTCTTCCTAACAGAACCCATATTGTAATAACCCGTAACAAGGACTACAGCGCAGATGGCATCACGGTGGTGCATTCCATGGAAAAAGCACTGGAATTATCTAAAACAGATAATCAACCTTTTATAATTGGTGGAGGTGAGATCTATACGCAAGGGCTGGACGTTGCCCAAAAGATCGAGTTAACCAGGGTTCATGGCACCTTCGATGCCGACACCTATTTTCCTGAGATCCCGGAAAGCGATTGGGAACTAGTGGAGGAACACTACCATCCTGTAGACGAACGCCACGACCACGCCTTTACTTACGAGACCTGGGTCCGAAGGCCTATCTAG
- the fabD gene encoding ACP S-malonyltransferase, whose translation MKAYLFPGQGAQFSGMGLDLYENSHRAKELFEQANEILGFEITKIMFEGTADELKETKVTQPAIFLHSAILAEVMGDQFKPDMVAGHSLGEFSALVANKTMAFNDGLSLVSKRALAMQKACEMQPSTMAAVLGLEDNVVERICEETTGVVVAANYNCPGQLVISGEIEAVKKACESLSEAGAKRALLLPVGGAFHSPLMQPAREELAAAIEATQFSTPACPVYQNVSTTAVTDPSEIKKNLISQLTAPVKWTQSMQQMIKDGATTFIEVGPGNVLQGLMRKIDRSVETSKAGIS comes from the coding sequence ATGAAGGCATATTTATTTCCAGGTCAGGGGGCGCAATTTTCAGGAATGGGGCTCGATCTTTATGAGAATTCACATAGAGCTAAAGAACTCTTTGAGCAAGCAAATGAGATCTTAGGTTTCGAGATCACTAAGATCATGTTTGAAGGCACCGCAGACGAATTAAAAGAAACCAAGGTTACCCAACCCGCTATCTTTTTACATTCTGCTATTCTGGCAGAAGTAATGGGTGATCAATTTAAACCAGATATGGTCGCTGGTCATTCGTTGGGAGAATTTTCGGCACTGGTGGCTAACAAAACGATGGCATTTAATGATGGACTTTCCTTGGTGAGTAAGCGTGCGCTGGCCATGCAAAAAGCATGTGAAATGCAACCATCAACCATGGCTGCTGTCCTGGGGCTGGAAGATAACGTTGTAGAAAGAATATGTGAAGAAACCACTGGGGTCGTGGTGGCAGCCAATTATAATTGTCCGGGGCAGCTGGTGATCAGTGGAGAGATCGAAGCTGTGAAAAAAGCCTGCGAATCACTTTCGGAAGCAGGGGCAAAACGCGCACTTTTATTACCTGTAGGAGGTGCGTTCCATAGCCCGCTTATGCAACCTGCCAGGGAAGAACTGGCGGCTGCAATCGAGGCCACACAATTTAGTACACCTGCCTGTCCGGTTTACCAGAATGTGAGTACTACGGCAGTTACAGACCCTTCAGAAATAAAAAAGAATTTAATATCTCAATTAACGGCACCGGTAAAATGGACCCAGAGCATGCAGCAAATGATAAAGGATGGAGCTACCACCTTTATTGAGGTTGGCCCCGGAAACGTATTGCAGGGATTAATGCGAAAGATAGATCGTTCGGTGGAGACTTCGAAGGCGGGAATCAGTTAG
- the galE gene encoding UDP-glucose 4-epimerase GalE: MRRILVTGGLGYIGSHTVVELQQAGFKVVIIDNLSNASVDVLDGIFAITGVRPDFEKLDLREKATVHAFFDDYDDISGIIHFAASKAVGESVENPLLYYENNVGSLVYLLQECKDRDINSFIFSSSCTVYGQPDVLPIKEDAPVKAAMSPYGNTKQISEEIILDLCKVSSVRSISLRYFNPIGAHESADIGELPIGVPQNLVPYITQTAAGVRKQLSVFGNDYPTADGSCIRDYIHIVDLAKAHVLALQRLLSGENTDVFEIFNIGTGKGTSVLEVIRAFEKTTGISLNYRVVDRRPGDVIAVFADTSKANTVLGWKAERTIEDALASAWEWEKKVRQLTN; encoded by the coding sequence ATGCGTAGAATTCTAGTTACCGGGGGCCTTGGCTATATTGGTTCACACACAGTTGTAGAGCTACAACAGGCCGGGTTCAAGGTTGTTATAATAGATAATTTATCGAATGCATCTGTCGATGTTCTGGATGGGATCTTTGCCATTACCGGAGTTCGTCCGGATTTTGAAAAGTTAGATCTTCGCGAGAAAGCTACGGTTCATGCTTTCTTCGACGATTACGATGATATTTCAGGGATCATACATTTCGCCGCAAGTAAGGCCGTTGGCGAGAGTGTTGAAAATCCCCTTTTATACTATGAGAATAACGTGGGGTCCCTTGTTTACCTACTTCAGGAATGTAAGGATAGGGATATCAATAGTTTTATCTTTAGTTCTTCCTGTACTGTTTATGGGCAACCGGATGTATTACCAATAAAAGAGGATGCCCCTGTAAAAGCGGCGATGTCCCCGTATGGGAACACCAAACAAATTAGTGAAGAGATCATATTAGATCTGTGCAAGGTTTCGTCTGTAAGGTCGATCTCATTGAGATATTTTAATCCTATTGGTGCTCACGAATCGGCAGACATAGGAGAGTTACCCATTGGAGTACCACAAAACCTGGTGCCATATATAACACAGACTGCCGCCGGGGTAAGAAAGCAATTATCAGTCTTTGGAAATGACTATCCTACCGCAGACGGGAGTTGTATAAGGGACTATATCCATATTGTAGACCTTGCCAAGGCTCATGTGCTTGCATTGCAAAGGCTACTTTCAGGAGAAAATACCGATGTATTCGAAATATTCAACATTGGTACCGGGAAAGGAACATCGGTTTTGGAAGTGATCAGGGCTTTCGAAAAAACCACTGGTATTTCTCTAAACTATAGAGTGGTTGATCGTCGTCCAGGGGACGTAATTGCCGTATTCGCCGATACTTCCAAGGCTAACACCGTACTGGGCTGGAAAGCCGAACGGACCATAGAGGATGCCCTTGCGTCTGCATGGGAATGGGAAAAGAAAGTGAGACAGTTAACTAACTGA
- a CDS encoding DegT/DnrJ/EryC1/StrS family aminotransferase has product MRKIQMVDLKGQYEKIKDRVDKSLHEVVESTAFINGPEVHQFQKELEDYLGVKHVIPCANGTDALQIAMMGLGLKPGDEVITADFTFAATVEVIALLGLTPVLVDVDPIDFNIDVDEIRKAITPRTRAIVPVHLFGLSAKMDEIMALAKEHNLYVIEDNAQGIGATYTSGDGSKTKTGAIGHVASTSFFPSKNLGCYGDGGAIFTNDDDLAHTIRGIVNHGMYVRYHHDVVGVNSRLDSMQAAVLRAKLPHLDDYNNSRRDAARKYTSAFRGIENIVTPTGYCDAENSICDTCDCHVFHQYTLRVLNVDRDALVQHLNEQGIPCGVYYPIPLHLQKAYADERYNEANFKVTNQLVKEVVSLPMHTELDDEQIDFITKTVINFVNNNA; this is encoded by the coding sequence ATGCGAAAAATACAAATGGTAGACCTAAAGGGTCAATATGAAAAGATCAAGGATCGAGTGGACAAATCGTTGCATGAAGTAGTAGAATCCACTGCCTTTATAAACGGCCCGGAGGTACATCAGTTTCAGAAGGAATTAGAAGACTATCTCGGTGTAAAACATGTTATTCCGTGTGCCAATGGAACCGACGCCCTGCAAATAGCCATGATGGGATTGGGGTTAAAGCCCGGAGACGAGGTAATAACTGCCGATTTTACCTTCGCAGCTACTGTAGAAGTGATCGCTTTACTAGGACTTACCCCGGTGCTCGTAGATGTGGATCCCATAGATTTCAATATCGATGTGGACGAAATAAGAAAGGCTATTACGCCCAGAACAAGAGCCATAGTCCCGGTGCATTTATTCGGGCTCTCGGCAAAAATGGACGAGATCATGGCCCTGGCGAAAGAACACAACCTTTACGTTATCGAAGATAACGCTCAGGGAATTGGGGCTACTTATACTTCCGGTGATGGGAGCAAGACAAAGACAGGGGCGATTGGCCATGTGGCTTCCACTTCGTTCTTTCCGTCTAAGAATTTAGGATGCTATGGTGATGGTGGCGCGATCTTCACCAACGATGACGACCTGGCCCATACCATACGAGGAATTGTAAATCACGGAATGTACGTTCGGTACCATCATGATGTGGTAGGCGTTAATTCCAGGTTAGATTCCATGCAAGCGGCAGTTTTGCGTGCTAAATTGCCTCATTTGGATGATTATAACAACAGTAGGCGTGATGCTGCAAGAAAGTACACTTCAGCCTTTCGGGGAATTGAGAATATCGTTACTCCCACAGGTTATTGTGATGCAGAGAATAGTATATGCGATACCTGCGATTGTCATGTTTTTCATCAATACACTTTACGCGTGTTAAATGTAGACAGGGATGCATTAGTGCAACACCTGAACGAACAAGGTATTCCATGCGGGGTCTATTACCCAATCCCACTACACCTCCAGAAAGCATACGCCGATGAAAGATATAATGAAGCCAATTTCAAGGTAACCAATCAATTGGTAAAAGAGGTAGTTTCTTTACCCATGCATACCGAGCTGGATGATGAACAAATCGATTTCATTACGAAAACTGTTATAAACTTCGTAAATAATAATGCGTAG
- a CDS encoding LexA family transcriptional regulator yields the protein MEKNVPTEALRFKKVREEQNHTQQSFAELLGIGSTTADIERGKTKISGKAVMELLRLFGINPLWLYGRSFSQYVDISGGDVSPKVITLDPDEKDIILLVNQKAAAGYPHNIQDVEWYETLPSFSIPLPEYRNATYRGFQVEGDSMLPNIRPNEWVLGKAVSSITEASDSRIYIVVLHDSVLVKKLQKIPNTPDRVRLVSLNPEYLPIDVEVKDIQELWMVNSKLTFGIDEPSESTLLRQLQASMEELKGQLKGLNT from the coding sequence ATGGAAAAAAATGTACCTACCGAGGCCTTACGTTTTAAAAAGGTTAGAGAAGAGCAAAATCATACCCAGCAGTCCTTTGCCGAACTTTTAGGTATTGGATCGACGACTGCCGATATAGAACGCGGAAAAACGAAGATATCCGGCAAGGCAGTAATGGAGCTATTGCGTTTATTTGGCATCAACCCGTTGTGGTTGTACGGGAGGAGTTTCAGCCAGTATGTGGATATTAGCGGTGGCGATGTGAGTCCGAAGGTGATCACCCTCGATCCCGATGAAAAGGATATTATCTTACTTGTTAACCAAAAGGCGGCGGCAGGTTACCCGCATAATATTCAGGATGTAGAGTGGTATGAAACCCTGCCATCATTCTCAATACCTTTACCCGAATACCGAAACGCCACTTACCGTGGTTTTCAGGTGGAAGGAGATAGTATGTTGCCAAATATCCGTCCCAATGAATGGGTGCTTGGTAAAGCGGTCTCCAGTATTACCGAGGCGAGTGACAGCCGAATATACATTGTAGTATTGCATGATTCTGTATTAGTTAAGAAACTTCAGAAAATACCTAATACTCCCGATAGAGTTAGGCTTGTTTCACTTAATCCGGAGTATTTGCCAATAGATGTTGAAGTGAAGGATATTCAGGAATTATGGATGGTGAACAGTAAACTTACTTTTGGAATTGATGAACCTTCAGAAAGTACTTTATTAAGGCAGTTACAGGCATCCATGGAAGAATTGAAAGGTCAATTGAAAGGCCTTAACACATAA
- a CDS encoding aminotransferase class V-fold PLP-dependent enzyme, with translation MEDFKKEFPLTQHYTYLNTASCGLLSRSLVSWRQEHDKNLMEGGSIFRDTHKQHIREIRSGLSRFFSTSEETIALVPNFSTGMNALLDGLAEESKILLLEGDYPSINWPAEFRKFELCYARIDANLEQNIEEAIVEHNPDVFAFSMVQYISGIMMDPNFLNRIKAYHPNLLLIADGTQFLGTTNFSFSESPLDIIGASSYKWLLAGYGNGLFMIKPEVQHRFSLRTIGFNSADAGFGQKDEISFVGRMEPGHLDTLNFGSLGESVTFLEKLGMDKVEEHLKDLIHTAKSEFVKRDLLDEAVVNRETHSTIFNIKGDKELFERFKSEKVICSLRGKGIRVSFHIYNTREDLHKLLEIIDSY, from the coding sequence ATGGAAGATTTTAAAAAAGAATTTCCGCTTACTCAACATTATACCTATCTCAATACAGCTAGCTGTGGCTTGTTGTCCCGGTCGCTGGTATCGTGGAGACAGGAGCACGATAAAAATTTGATGGAGGGGGGTTCTATTTTCAGGGATACACATAAACAGCATATACGAGAGATCAGATCTGGTTTATCACGATTTTTTTCTACTTCGGAAGAGACCATAGCTCTGGTTCCTAATTTTTCAACTGGGATGAACGCTCTTCTGGACGGCTTAGCTGAAGAAAGTAAAATATTATTACTCGAAGGCGATTATCCATCGATCAACTGGCCTGCCGAGTTTCGAAAATTCGAATTATGTTACGCCAGGATCGATGCTAACCTGGAGCAGAACATAGAGGAAGCAATAGTGGAGCATAACCCCGATGTTTTTGCATTTAGTATGGTGCAATACATAAGTGGGATCATGATGGATCCTAATTTTTTAAACCGAATCAAGGCCTATCATCCTAATCTCCTACTTATTGCTGATGGTACTCAATTTCTTGGAACCACAAACTTTAGTTTTTCTGAAAGTCCGCTGGATATTATAGGCGCAAGTTCCTACAAATGGTTGTTGGCCGGCTATGGTAACGGACTTTTTATGATAAAACCAGAGGTTCAACATAGGTTTTCACTTAGAACGATCGGGTTTAATTCGGCCGATGCCGGCTTCGGTCAAAAAGATGAGATCAGCTTTGTGGGCAGGATGGAGCCTGGACATCTGGATACGCTCAATTTTGGTAGCCTGGGAGAATCGGTCACTTTTCTTGAAAAGCTTGGGATGGACAAGGTAGAAGAACACCTAAAGGACCTAATTCATACAGCAAAATCCGAATTTGTTAAGAGGGATCTACTCGATGAAGCCGTAGTGAATAGAGAAACGCATTCTACTATTTTCAATATAAAAGGGGATAAAGAATTGTTCGAAAGATTTAAATCCGAAAAAGTGATCTGCTCGCTCAGAGGGAAAGGAATTCGGGTGAGTTTTCATATCTACAATACCAGAGAAGATCTACACAAACTACTAGAGATCATAGATTCATATTAA
- a CDS encoding OmpA family protein: MTLRLKYFLLIVTGLVLTANVSVAQEKNASANSKEAKGDAHYNDYAFIDAREAYIKAVESGYRSVNVLSRLGDSYYFNGEYEDAAKWYGALFSFSEEIDSEYIYRYAQSLKTLGKYATADRIMNKLNEVASTDDRGELFSEERNYLKLIELQSGRFNVFTVPFNSELSDYAPTLNGGEIIFTSNRKTRTASQRVHDWNDQPFSELYCIIVSEEGEPNRFRSKVNSRFHESSAVFSKDGQTMYFTRNNFTDRKRGRDGAGTTHLKLYRSKRTEKGWGEAEELPFNSDEFSNAHPALSKDGKYLIFSSDRPGGEGQSDLYKVSIEGDSFGEPESLGDTVNTEGRETFPFVDSNGDLYFASDGHVGLGGLDIFVSELNSEGNYEKGFNIGAPINSMADDFSFVINSTTGLGYFASNRKGGQGEDDIYSFEQTAQLIKNCRQSLSGEVRDEDTDDLITDAKVVLLDNDNNVLEETRTNINGAFSFDVIECSTGYAIRASKEDFSTSEKSFVTTGEYESAVKKTLYLVSEEDKEIRDAKVGEDLGVLLNLNPIYFDLSQSYIRPDAQIELLKVVEAMNKFPNLKIDVRSHTDSRSSDSFNLRLSEARAQATIDYIVGAGISRDRISGRGYGESQLLNRCANGVACSESEHQLNRRSEFIIVQK; encoded by the coding sequence ATGACTTTAAGATTAAAATATTTTTTACTGATAGTTACGGGTCTTGTACTAACGGCCAATGTTTCAGTTGCACAGGAAAAGAACGCATCGGCCAATTCGAAAGAAGCAAAAGGGGATGCGCATTACAATGATTACGCATTTATAGATGCTCGTGAGGCGTATATAAAAGCCGTAGAGAGTGGGTATAGATCTGTGAACGTGCTATCCCGCCTGGGAGATTCTTATTATTTCAACGGGGAATATGAAGATGCCGCGAAATGGTACGGGGCTTTGTTCTCGTTTTCGGAAGAAATAGATTCTGAATACATTTATCGCTATGCACAATCGCTTAAAACATTAGGAAAATATGCTACGGCCGACAGGATAATGAATAAGTTGAACGAGGTAGCATCAACAGATGACCGGGGCGAACTATTTTCGGAAGAACGAAACTATTTAAAATTGATTGAATTGCAATCGGGTCGCTTCAACGTGTTTACGGTTCCTTTCAATTCGGAGCTATCGGATTATGCACCAACTCTAAATGGTGGTGAGATCATATTTACTTCAAACAGAAAAACACGAACAGCCTCACAAAGGGTTCACGACTGGAACGATCAGCCATTTTCAGAATTATACTGTATTATAGTAAGTGAAGAAGGTGAGCCAAACCGGTTCCGCAGTAAGGTAAATTCAAGATTTCATGAATCTTCGGCTGTGTTTTCGAAGGATGGACAGACAATGTATTTCACTCGTAATAATTTCACTGATCGCAAGCGCGGTAGGGATGGTGCCGGTACTACACATCTTAAATTATATCGTTCCAAGAGAACAGAAAAAGGATGGGGCGAGGCCGAGGAATTACCGTTTAACAGTGATGAATTTTCGAACGCACACCCGGCATTAAGTAAGGATGGAAAGTATCTCATCTTTTCCAGTGACAGACCGGGTGGTGAGGGCCAATCTGATCTCTATAAAGTTTCCATCGAAGGAGATAGCTTCGGAGAGCCGGAAAGCCTTGGAGACACAGTTAATACAGAGGGGCGGGAAACCTTTCCTTTCGTGGATTCCAATGGGGATCTGTATTTCGCATCAGACGGGCATGTCGGCCTAGGAGGACTAGATATTTTTGTTTCTGAATTAAATTCAGAAGGAAATTATGAAAAAGGCTTCAACATAGGAGCCCCAATCAATAGTATGGCTGATGACTTTTCATTTGTGATCAACAGTACTACCGGATTAGGATATTTCGCATCCAACAGAAAAGGTGGACAAGGCGAGGATGATATCTATTCTTTCGAACAAACAGCACAACTAATAAAGAACTGTCGCCAGTCATTGAGTGGTGAAGTAAGAGATGAGGATACCGATGATCTAATAACAGATGCTAAAGTAGTTTTGCTTGATAACGATAACAATGTATTGGAAGAGACCCGAACTAATATTAATGGAGCTTTCTCATTCGATGTTATAGAATGCTCTACCGGATACGCCATACGAGCGTCCAAAGAGGATTTTTCTACTTCGGAAAAATCATTTGTTACAACGGGCGAATACGAATCTGCAGTGAAAAAGACCTTATACCTTGTTTCAGAAGAAGACAAGGAGATCCGTGATGCCAAAGTAGGTGAAGATCTGGGTGTATTGTTAAATCTAAACCCTATCTATTTCGACCTTAGTCAGTCTTATATTCGGCCGGACGCACAGATCGAGCTTCTAAAGGTGGTTGAAGCGATGAATAAATTTCCAAATCTAAAGATCGATGTTAGATCACATACCGATAGCCGTTCCAGTGACTCGTTTAATTTGAGGCTTTCGGAAGCCAGGGCGCAAGCAACCATAGATTATATAGTGGGAGCAGGAATAAGCCGTGACCGAATAAGCGGAAGAGGATATGGAGAGTCACAGTTGTTAAACCGATGCGCTAACGGAGTTGCATGTAGTGAAAGCGAACATCAACTCAACAGGCGCTCAGAATTCATAATAGTTCAGAAATAA
- a CDS encoding DUF2461 domain-containing protein, whose protein sequence is MDFKILYEFLENLQQNNSKEWMDANRREYYQVRDAYIAWLDEMNEIFASIDDDYFDTPGRKAINRINNNLMFHPNRPVYKDHFGAGLDQRSKQGDFYIELGVNQSFVGGGYWHPSSGILRSIREAIDYNGEEFKKIINKKSFKDIFGEMVDDNPLKTAPKGYTTDHPHIDLLRRRSFAVVHYIDRKEVIAASFKQRLIEIYREMLPFRRYLNQAVTVK, encoded by the coding sequence ATGGATTTTAAAATACTCTATGAGTTTCTAGAAAACTTACAACAAAATAATTCCAAAGAATGGATGGATGCGAATAGAAGGGAATACTACCAAGTAAGGGACGCATATATCGCCTGGCTAGATGAAATGAACGAGATATTTGCCTCAATTGATGATGATTATTTCGACACTCCGGGACGTAAAGCGATAAATCGTATAAATAACAATCTTATGTTTCATCCAAACCGCCCCGTATATAAGGATCACTTCGGGGCCGGCCTAGATCAGCGTAGTAAACAGGGAGATTTTTATATAGAATTGGGAGTAAATCAATCTTTTGTGGGAGGAGGTTATTGGCACCCTTCTTCGGGGATACTGCGAAGTATCCGAGAGGCGATAGATTACAACGGAGAAGAATTTAAAAAGATCATAAACAAAAAGAGTTTCAAAGATATTTTTGGAGAAATGGTGGATGATAATCCGTTAAAAACAGCTCCCAAGGGTTATACAACAGATCATCCGCATATCGACCTGCTGAGAAGAAGATCGTTCGCTGTTGTTCATTATATAGACAGAAAGGAAGTGATAGCAGCCAGTTTTAAACAGCGATTGATCGAAATCTATCGGGAAATGTTACCCTTCAGAAGATATTTAAATCAAGCCGTTACTGTGAAGTGA
- a CDS encoding 3-deoxy-D-manno-octulosonic acid transferase gives MRTLYSFLTHISVFFLWVSGLFNKKMRLFVKGRKKVLDTIAQRIKPEDKTIWFHCASLGEFEQGLPIMQAIKTSYPQYKLVLTFFSPSGYEIKKNSPVADLITYLPLDTRGNAKRFVSLVHPSLAIFVKYEFWPNYLFELESSGTPAIIVSGLFRENQSFFRPYGVFMRKALRTIDHFFVQNKNSEMLLKGLGIDHVNISGDTRFDRVSAQIEQDNSLPFIEAFKGNSICIVCGSTWPEDEAILIPYINAASANIKFIVAPHTIEAGKIDIFRKKIKGTSILYSEKDSADLSAASVLIIDNIGLLTKVYHYADIAYVGGAMGNSGLHNILEPATFGIPVVIGKNFEKFPEAKRLQSLAALFSVSNQEEVFEIMSRLVDDKNFREKTGMIAGHFVNSNTGATRVIMEYIASLHSNGLI, from the coding sequence ATGCGCACACTATATTCGTTTCTTACCCATATAAGCGTTTTTTTTCTGTGGGTTTCCGGGCTTTTCAACAAAAAGATGCGGCTATTTGTAAAAGGCAGGAAAAAGGTATTGGATACGATCGCGCAACGTATTAAGCCCGAAGATAAGACCATCTGGTTCCATTGCGCATCACTGGGAGAATTTGAACAGGGCTTACCTATTATGCAGGCTATTAAAACAAGTTACCCCCAATATAAACTCGTACTTACCTTTTTTTCTCCGTCCGGATATGAGATAAAAAAGAACAGTCCGGTGGCCGATCTAATTACTTATTTACCCCTGGACACCCGTGGAAATGCCAAGCGTTTTGTGTCCCTGGTTCATCCATCCCTGGCGATCTTTGTGAAATACGAGTTTTGGCCCAATTATCTGTTCGAACTGGAAAGCTCCGGGACACCTGCTATTATAGTGTCTGGGTTATTCCGTGAAAATCAGTCGTTTTTTAGACCATATGGTGTTTTTATGAGGAAGGCATTGCGCACTATAGATCATTTTTTTGTGCAGAATAAGAATTCTGAAATGCTTCTAAAGGGTTTAGGTATAGACCATGTTAACATTAGTGGAGATACCCGTTTCGACCGGGTATCGGCTCAAATTGAACAGGATAACTCTCTTCCTTTTATAGAAGCGTTTAAGGGAAATTCCATATGTATAGTTTGCGGCAGTACCTGGCCCGAAGATGAGGCGATATTAATTCCGTATATAAATGCAGCCTCAGCAAATATAAAGTTCATCGTGGCACCTCATACCATCGAGGCTGGTAAGATTGATATCTTCAGAAAAAAAATTAAGGGAACATCTATTCTATATTCTGAAAAAGATTCGGCAGATCTTAGCGCTGCATCCGTACTAATTATTGATAATATCGGCCTACTCACCAAAGTCTATCACTATGCAGATATTGCCTATGTTGGCGGGGCTATGGGAAATTCGGGACTTCATAACATCCTGGAACCGGCCACTTTTGGTATCCCTGTTGTAATAGGTAAGAATTTCGAAAAATTTCCTGAAGCAAAGCGCCTGCAATCACTTGCAGCTTTATTCTCGGTAAGTAATCAGGAAGAAGTCTTCGAGATCATGTCGCGACTGGTTGATGACAAGAATTTTAGAGAAAAAACTGGAATGATTGCCGGCCACTTCGTGAATAGTAACACAGGCGCCACTCGGGTGATCATGGAATATATTGCTTCACTTCACAGTAACGGCTTGATTTAA
- a CDS encoding fructosamine kinase family protein, translated as MESLLHSIAALNSFNLQSYQPMAGGDINDVFLLRTNNGDLVVKLNLNDKYPSMFDTEKAGLELLASTETFRIPKIIACGIEEHHAYLLMEYIDGGAKKKSFWEEFGGRLANLHQNSADLYGWKYNNYIGSLFQANSFYNLASQFYIENRLRPQIGLARRQGYLEKDLTNFFKNIADIIPQEAPALIHGDLWSGNYLIDNTGAPVLIDPSVSYSHREMDLAMMQLFGGFPAEVFKVYQEEFPLLPDWEERIALWQLYYLLVHLNIFGGGYLARVETIISRYS; from the coding sequence ATGGAATCCTTACTCCACTCTATCGCCGCACTCAATTCGTTCAATTTACAGAGTTACCAACCTATGGCCGGAGGTGACATAAATGATGTCTTCCTTCTTCGGACCAATAATGGTGATCTTGTGGTAAAATTAAATTTGAACGATAAATACCCAAGTATGTTCGATACCGAGAAAGCCGGCCTCGAACTACTCGCCTCCACAGAGACATTCAGAATACCAAAAATTATCGCATGTGGGATAGAAGAGCACCATGCTTATCTTTTAATGGAATATATTGACGGTGGTGCAAAAAAGAAAAGCTTTTGGGAAGAATTTGGTGGCCGATTAGCTAATTTACACCAAAACAGTGCCGATCTTTACGGCTGGAAATACAACAACTACATAGGGAGTTTGTTTCAAGCGAACAGCTTTTATAACCTCGCTTCCCAATTTTACATCGAAAACAGGCTAAGGCCCCAGATCGGGCTAGCCCGAAGACAGGGATACCTGGAAAAGGACCTCACTAATTTCTTCAAAAACATAGCCGATATAATCCCGCAGGAAGCACCGGCTCTTATCCATGGCGACCTGTGGAGCGGTAATTACCTGATAGATAACACAGGTGCTCCCGTCCTTATAGATCCATCGGTATCCTACTCGCACAGGGAAATGGATCTGGCTATGATGCAATTGTTTGGAGGTTTTCCCGCCGAGGTTTTCAAGGTGTACCAGGAAGAATTTCCATTGTTGCCAGATTGGGAAGAGCGGATCGCCCTGTGGCAGCTTTATTATTTACTGGTTCACCTCAACATCTTTGGAGGTGGTTATCTCGCCAGGGTAGAGACGATCATTTCTCGTTATTCTTAA